The proteins below are encoded in one region of Peribacillus muralis:
- the helD gene encoding RNA polymerase recycling motor HelD: MNDEIQQEQERLNEVLETITKQISKIEGETSQRRQEVVSIRKHFWDDLKVNVDTFDDYLETIIGLRQQAQALSVSEGEHRYASKRLSALRRMKEAPYFGRIDIKEEGSSLTEHIYIGTSTLTDSTGENFIIYDWRAPISSVYYDYPPGPIEYSTPGGDIRGMMKNKWQYLIKGGAVESMFDTSITIGDEILQQVLGKGTDKHMHSIVSTIQREQNKIIRNDRGRLLIVQGAAGSGKTSAALQRIAYLLYKNREKLKADQVILFSPNSMFNNYVSNVLPELGEENMQQVTFQEYLDHRLADSFQVEDPYEQLEFLLTERDDPSYSTRTASINFKASLRFFEIINTYRQSLELAGMIFKGVKFRGETLVSAKQISERFYNTNTTLRFHNRIEKVEEWLSELLDETEKRELKKPWVEEEIEYLSKEDYQKVYNKLQKKHGLTEDSFDDYDKENEMLARMIVRKKLKTLRKRIKALQFINIKGIYKQLFDEKIRNELWNGGNIPAEREICSATQKMLDEGKLHYEDATPFLLLKELIQGFQTNNSIKYVLIDEAQDYSPFQFEFLKRLFPAARMTVLGDFNQAIFAHASERVDFETLTSLYGIGETESITLDQSYRSTKQIIEFTRELIPEGHRIKAIDREGEKPLLTQVPSRDELHRQIISKVKEWQSRKYNTIAIICKSAAESAAAYKALSASGEMKLVQTGTNEYEQGIIIIPAYLAKGIEFDAVIIYDASNETYGDESLRRLFYTACTRAMHNLQIYTVGEPSPFLQNAAADSLLLSTK; encoded by the coding sequence ATGAACGATGAAATTCAGCAGGAGCAAGAACGTTTGAATGAGGTGTTAGAAACCATCACGAAACAAATTAGCAAAATAGAAGGAGAGACTTCTCAGCGCAGACAAGAAGTGGTTAGTATCCGGAAACACTTTTGGGATGATCTCAAGGTTAATGTGGATACTTTCGATGATTACCTCGAGACGATCATTGGCTTAAGGCAACAGGCTCAAGCCTTGTCAGTAAGTGAAGGTGAACATAGATATGCCTCCAAGAGGTTGTCAGCATTGCGCCGCATGAAGGAGGCCCCCTATTTCGGCCGAATCGATATCAAGGAAGAAGGGTCGTCCCTTACAGAACATATTTATATCGGTACTTCGACACTTACTGATTCTACAGGAGAAAACTTTATCATTTACGATTGGAGGGCCCCGATTTCAAGTGTTTATTATGACTATCCTCCTGGTCCTATTGAATACTCCACTCCCGGAGGTGATATTCGGGGAATGATGAAGAACAAGTGGCAATATCTCATCAAGGGCGGCGCCGTCGAATCAATGTTCGATACGAGTATCACCATTGGAGATGAAATACTTCAGCAGGTTCTTGGTAAGGGGACGGATAAGCATATGCACAGTATTGTCTCCACCATTCAGCGGGAGCAAAATAAAATCATCCGGAACGATCGCGGACGTCTGCTCATTGTTCAAGGAGCCGCTGGCAGCGGCAAGACATCGGCTGCCCTCCAACGAATCGCTTACTTGCTCTATAAAAATCGAGAGAAGCTAAAGGCCGATCAAGTCATTTTATTCTCGCCTAACTCGATGTTTAATAACTACGTATCCAATGTGCTGCCAGAACTAGGCGAAGAGAATATGCAGCAGGTAACCTTCCAGGAATACTTGGACCATCGTCTGGCTGACTCGTTTCAGGTAGAGGATCCTTATGAGCAATTGGAATTTTTGTTGACCGAAAGAGATGATCCTTCCTATAGCACCAGGACAGCGAGTATTAATTTTAAGGCATCACTTCGCTTCTTCGAGATAATCAACACATACAGACAATCACTGGAACTAGCTGGAATGATCTTTAAAGGGGTAAAGTTTCGAGGGGAAACACTCGTTTCAGCCAAACAAATCTCAGAAAGATTTTATAACACGAACACGACACTGCGTTTTCACAATAGGATTGAAAAGGTGGAAGAGTGGTTAAGTGAGTTACTTGATGAAACGGAAAAGCGTGAGCTGAAAAAACCTTGGGTCGAGGAGGAAATTGAGTATCTCAGCAAAGAAGACTATCAAAAGGTATACAACAAATTACAGAAAAAACACGGTCTTACGGAAGATTCCTTTGACGATTATGACAAAGAGAATGAAATGCTCGCGCGTATGATCGTTAGAAAGAAACTGAAGACGTTGCGAAAAAGGATTAAAGCACTTCAATTCATCAATATCAAGGGAATATACAAGCAGCTTTTTGATGAAAAAATAAGGAACGAACTATGGAATGGCGGCAACATTCCTGCTGAAAGGGAAATATGCTCAGCAACGCAAAAAATGCTCGATGAAGGTAAGCTGCATTACGAAGACGCGACGCCATTCTTGCTGCTGAAGGAGCTGATTCAAGGCTTCCAGACGAATAACTCTATTAAATATGTACTTATAGATGAAGCACAAGATTATTCTCCATTTCAATTCGAGTTTTTGAAGCGATTGTTTCCTGCTGCAAGGATGACCGTGCTTGGTGACTTTAATCAGGCGATATTTGCTCATGCCAGCGAACGGGTCGATTTCGAGACGCTAACAAGTTTGTACGGAATAGGCGAAACCGAGAGTATAACCTTGGATCAGAGCTACAGATCGACAAAGCAAATTATTGAATTCACCCGTGAACTAATTCCTGAAGGCCACCGAATTAAGGCTATCGACCGTGAAGGCGAAAAACCGCTACTGACTCAAGTTCCAAGCCGAGATGAATTGCACAGGCAGATCATATCTAAAGTTAAAGAATGGCAAAGCCGTAAGTATAATACCATCGCAATCATCTGTAAATCTGCTGCGGAAAGTGCCGCTGCATACAAAGCGCTAAGTGCCAGCGGTGAAATGAAACTCGTACAGACAGGCACAAATGAATATGAACAGGGCATTATCATTATTCCTGCTTATTTGGCTAAGGGTATCGAATTTGATGCCGTCATCATTTATGATGCATCTAATGAAACATACGGTGACGAAAGTTTACGAAGATTGTTCTACACTGCCTGCACAAGGGCCATGCATAACTTACAAATCTACACAGTGGGCGAACCCAGTCCCTTCTTGCAAAACGCTGCAGCGGACAGCTTACTGCTGTCAACAAAATAA
- the sspL gene encoding small, acid-soluble spore protein L, whose amino-acid sequence MTKKSGRGRIAPSVNPQGHGKDAEFATEPKSELENKAKKSNTK is encoded by the coding sequence ATGACCAAAAAGTCAGGAAGAGGCCGAATCGCACCAAGTGTTAACCCGCAGGGACATGGAAAGGATGCCGAATTCGCAACAGAGCCCAAAAGCGAGCTTGAAAACAAGGCAAAAAAGTCCAATACAAAATAA
- a CDS encoding ATP-binding cassette domain-containing protein, whose product MKIKQLLANNINELDAVLPGDQSLGIAGLSGSGKTTFCQTIGDESKKRLVSLLPKSEYQYLFSDIMETNFSAIKMEDMPLVLFLGKSSISSNPRSTIGTHTGVFKEIRVCLAEKFNLSPEVFSFNNALGWCPACKGRGTTKNVECPTCEGKRYHPEVEQYTIELFNRPHTISDINELSIESILSLAENLHISEAKRHILQNIINMNSGYLSMNRIMGTVSGGELTRLYLAEFMATSENTVIIIDEISVGLDHRTLLKILEQIKQLGYKNQIWLIDHSDTVLNCADEQLFFGPGSGKYGGKIVEESPRPNPISWERNETAPKEFYPFHDLYCRNIQMEEIQIPKNRLVTFTGESGCGKSTLVNECIARDFQKRFPKDKLVMVGQDRNKSITSRSTVATFLDIKKKLTKYRDEIDDIFQRSIEDIIEELPNEEIAHKRLSLLIKLGLGYLTLERKTQSLSTGEFQCVHLVSELFAKTRNPHTLFIFDEPSKGLSQNILNEFIDSLRVILEDESVSIIMIEHNRYMLESSDYIVDFGKRQLAPVKHLDVVGHDEYYRRNDREGRGEPLHISSALRSKSGIHYLQENHLDHFKRAENIYKGGILKSLSSMARLIYGEYESDTIAPVIAIDLERHLYSQYTFLYELGGLINHLLAAHPTNKDTRSFDFYSKENHCPSCSGRRAIEKFDIDVVIQDKNVPFWDGLLHSDVMEVLKYYQYPKLQFLFDEIKNELGHDMSKSYNEMTDAEKQTFLYGYWEKSFYDKAGKASRTWEGFNLIIGRYMFISKSIIKEQMKATKASITCPICLGTVLNHHKKLKFGEADIREIIQQPIDEVIKRAGKLPELEKFKAIVGGDIALTADVSFLSRETQAALKMLELELASFQGYEVVLQNARPFWSSITGSIEAISSKNQITICDFTNINETREMIIDKYFTNGKYKKLTYVYEAFGYKKIVTQINKIKASHKCPFCDGKKVISEDGLHDGVHKLTMPCVSCHASGIDDEGRKAIVEGIDVQTWLTGKVSDVVAEDERTHAVADIPIFARIRELNKRDMMAVHACLERKR is encoded by the coding sequence ATGAAAATAAAACAATTACTAGCAAACAATATTAACGAACTGGATGCAGTATTGCCAGGCGACCAATCATTAGGAATTGCCGGGTTATCTGGTTCCGGGAAGACGACCTTTTGTCAGACCATAGGGGATGAATCCAAGAAGCGTCTCGTTTCCTTATTGCCGAAGTCTGAATATCAATATTTGTTTTCAGATATAATGGAAACCAATTTCAGCGCCATCAAGATGGAGGATATGCCGCTCGTCCTTTTTCTCGGCAAGTCTTCCATTTCATCCAATCCCCGTTCGACCATCGGCACCCATACTGGTGTGTTTAAAGAAATACGTGTTTGTCTTGCTGAAAAATTCAATCTTTCTCCAGAAGTTTTTTCCTTTAATAATGCATTAGGCTGGTGCCCTGCATGTAAAGGACGCGGGACGACGAAGAACGTCGAATGTCCGACGTGTGAAGGAAAGCGTTACCATCCAGAAGTCGAGCAATATACGATTGAATTATTCAATCGCCCACATACCATTTCCGATATCAACGAGTTAAGCATCGAGTCAATCCTTTCACTTGCAGAGAACTTACATATTAGTGAAGCTAAACGGCATATTCTCCAAAATATAATCAATATGAATAGTGGTTATTTAAGCATGAACCGAATCATGGGAACCGTGTCAGGGGGAGAATTAACAAGGCTTTACTTGGCAGAATTCATGGCAACAAGCGAAAATACCGTGATCATCATAGATGAAATCTCCGTCGGTCTTGATCACCGAACCCTTTTGAAAATATTGGAACAGATTAAGCAATTAGGTTATAAGAATCAAATATGGCTCATTGATCATTCAGACACGGTGTTAAATTGCGCGGACGAGCAGTTGTTCTTTGGGCCCGGAAGCGGGAAATATGGGGGCAAAATCGTGGAGGAATCACCTCGTCCCAACCCAATCAGCTGGGAACGAAATGAGACGGCGCCAAAGGAATTCTATCCATTTCACGACCTATACTGCCGAAATATACAAATGGAAGAAATCCAGATCCCTAAGAATAGGCTCGTTACCTTTACGGGTGAATCAGGCTGCGGTAAATCCACACTTGTCAATGAATGTATCGCCAGAGATTTTCAGAAGCGCTTTCCAAAGGATAAACTGGTCATGGTCGGACAGGACCGAAATAAATCGATTACCAGTCGATCGACTGTTGCGACGTTTCTTGATATAAAGAAGAAGCTGACTAAATACCGTGATGAAATTGATGATATCTTTCAGCGCTCGATCGAGGATATCATCGAAGAATTGCCTAATGAGGAAATCGCCCATAAACGCTTGAGCTTATTGATCAAGCTTGGGCTAGGGTACTTGACGTTAGAGCGAAAAACCCAATCACTATCGACAGGGGAATTTCAATGTGTCCACTTAGTTTCAGAACTGTTCGCGAAAACAAGGAATCCGCACACGCTGTTCATTTTTGATGAGCCTTCAAAAGGGTTATCGCAAAATATTTTAAACGAATTCATCGATAGCCTCAGGGTCATTCTTGAGGATGAATCGGTCTCGATCATCATGATCGAACATAATCGGTATATGCTGGAAAGCTCGGATTATATCGTGGATTTCGGTAAAAGACAGCTTGCACCAGTCAAGCATCTTGACGTAGTCGGCCATGATGAATACTATCGTCGTAACGACAGGGAAGGTCGAGGGGAGCCATTGCATATTTCGTCCGCACTCCGGTCCAAAAGCGGCATCCATTATTTGCAGGAAAACCATTTGGACCATTTCAAAAGGGCAGAGAACATCTATAAGGGCGGCATTTTAAAAAGCTTGTCGTCCATGGCCCGGTTGATATACGGTGAATATGAATCTGACACGATCGCACCTGTGATCGCCATTGATCTTGAACGGCACTTGTACAGCCAATATACGTTTCTATATGAATTGGGCGGCCTGATCAATCATCTGCTGGCAGCACATCCAACCAATAAAGATACAAGAAGCTTCGATTTTTATTCTAAAGAAAATCATTGCCCAAGCTGTTCGGGCCGCCGTGCCATTGAAAAATTTGATATCGATGTTGTCATTCAAGACAAAAATGTACCCTTTTGGGATGGCTTATTACATTCAGATGTGATGGAAGTCTTGAAGTATTATCAATATCCAAAACTGCAATTTTTGTTTGATGAAATCAAAAACGAACTCGGTCACGACATGAGTAAAAGCTATAATGAGATGACAGATGCTGAGAAGCAGACCTTCTTATATGGGTACTGGGAAAAATCCTTTTATGATAAAGCAGGCAAGGCATCTCGGACATGGGAAGGCTTCAATCTCATCATCGGACGTTATATGTTCATTTCAAAATCGATCATTAAAGAGCAAATGAAAGCAACGAAAGCGAGTATCACTTGTCCAATCTGCCTTGGAACGGTGCTGAACCATCATAAAAAACTGAAGTTTGGCGAGGCGGACATTCGTGAAATCATCCAACAGCCAATAGATGAAGTCATCAAGAGAGCAGGGAAGCTGCCCGAACTGGAAAAATTCAAGGCAATTGTAGGAGGCGATATCGCATTGACTGCTGATGTCTCATTCCTTTCCCGGGAAACACAAGCTGCGTTGAAAATGCTCGAGCTGGAGCTGGCAAGCTTCCAAGGATATGAAGTGGTTCTGCAAAATGCCCGACCATTCTGGAGCAGCATAACAGGAAGCATCGAAGCCATCAGCAGCAAAAATCAGATCACCATCTGTGATTTTACGAACATAAACGAAACACGGGAAATGATTATCGATAAATATTTCACTAATGGAAAATACAAAAAACTGACTTATGTGTATGAAGCATTTGGCTACAAGAAAATCGTCACCCAAATCAATAAAATTAAGGCAAGTCATAAATGCCCCTTCTGTGATGGAAAAAAAGTGATTTCCGAAGATGGCCTCCATGATGGGGTCCATAAATTAACGATGCCTTGTGTGAGTTGTCATGCCAGTGGCATCGATGATGAAGGACGTAAAGCCATCGTCGAAGGCATCGACGTGCAAACCTGGCTGACAGGGAAAGTAAGTGATGTCGTGGCAGAAGATGAACGTACCCACGCTGTTGCCGATATTCCGATTTTCGCCCGAATTCGTGAATTGAACAAACGAGATATGATGGCAGTTCATGCATGCCTGGAACGGAAAAGATAA